In Pseudomonas fluorescens, a genomic segment contains:
- a CDS encoding MATE family efflux transporter, which yields MNAAITAPLTRPARINREVRSLLTLALPIMIGQLATTAMGFVDAVMAGRVSPMDLAAVALGNSIWIPVFLLMTGTLLATTPKVAQRFGAGTFREIGPLVRQSLWLGLIVGLTALLMLISAEPILHAMNVDPALIKPCMGYLHGIASGMPAVALYYVLRCFSDGLGRTRPSMVMGLCGLALNIPLNYVFIYGHFGVPAMGGVGCGWATAIVMWVMMLGMAAWTRWAPAYQSSELFKRFDWPQWAVIKRVLAIGLPIGIAIFAESSIFAVIALLIGSLGATVVAGHQIALNFSSLVFMIPYSLSMAVTVRVGQALGRGEPREARFAAGVGMGTALAYACLSCSLMLLFREQIATIYTADPRVVQVASMLIVFAALFQFSDAIQVTAAGALRGYQDTRVTMVLTLFAYWGVGLPVGYALGLTEWLGAPNGPSGLWQGLIVGLSCAAGMLVVRLARSARRRIRLDKARA from the coding sequence GTGAACGCTGCCATCACCGCCCCCCTCACCCGCCCCGCCCGCATCAACCGCGAGGTGCGCAGCCTGCTGACCCTGGCCCTGCCGATCATGATCGGCCAACTGGCAACCACTGCCATGGGCTTTGTCGATGCGGTAATGGCCGGGCGTGTCAGCCCGATGGACCTGGCGGCCGTGGCCCTGGGTAACTCGATCTGGATTCCGGTGTTCCTGCTGATGACCGGCACCCTGCTGGCCACCACGCCCAAAGTCGCCCAGCGCTTCGGCGCGGGCACGTTCCGCGAAATCGGCCCGCTGGTGCGCCAATCATTGTGGCTGGGGCTGATCGTCGGCTTGACCGCGTTGCTGATGCTGATCAGCGCCGAACCGATCCTGCACGCGATGAACGTCGACCCCGCGCTGATCAAGCCGTGCATGGGGTACCTGCATGGCATCGCCTCGGGCATGCCAGCGGTCGCACTGTACTACGTGCTGCGCTGCTTCAGCGATGGCCTGGGCCGAACGCGCCCCAGCATGGTCATGGGCCTGTGCGGGCTGGCGCTGAATATTCCGCTGAACTACGTGTTCATCTACGGCCATTTTGGCGTGCCGGCCATGGGTGGCGTCGGCTGTGGCTGGGCCACGGCAATCGTGATGTGGGTAATGATGCTCGGCATGGCGGCCTGGACCCGTTGGGCGCCGGCCTATCAGAGCAGCGAGTTGTTCAAGCGTTTCGACTGGCCGCAGTGGGCGGTGATCAAGCGCGTACTGGCCATCGGCCTGCCGATCGGTATTGCGATCTTTGCCGAATCGAGCATCTTCGCGGTGATCGCCCTGTTGATCGGTAGCCTCGGCGCCACCGTGGTGGCCGGGCACCAGATCGCGCTGAACTTCAGTTCGCTGGTGTTCATGATCCCCTACTCCCTGAGCATGGCGGTCACCGTGCGCGTCGGCCAGGCCCTGGGGCGCGGGGAACCGCGAGAGGCACGCTTCGCGGCCGGGGTCGGCATGGGCACTGCGCTGGCCTATGCCTGCCTGTCGTGCAGCCTGATGCTGCTGTTTCGCGAGCAGATCGCCACGATCTATACAGCGGACCCACGGGTGGTACAGGTGGCATCGATGCTGATCGTGTTTGCCGCGCTGTTCCAGTTTTCCGATGCGATCCAGGTCACCGCCGCCGGTGCCCTGCGTGGGTATCAGGACACGCGGGTGACCATGGTGCTGACGTTGTTTGCCTATTGGGGCGTGGGCCTGCCGGTCGGCTATGCCCTCGGGCTGACCGAATGGCTGGGCGCGCCCAACGGCCCCAGCGGCTTGTGGCAGGGGCTGATCGTCGGCCTCAGCTGCGCGGCGGGGATGCTGGTGGTGCGCCTGGCCCGCAGCGCGCGGCGGCGCATTCGCCTGGACAAGGCACGGGCTTAA
- the pdxB gene encoding 4-phosphoerythronate dehydrogenase PdxB — translation MLIVADENIPLLDAFFEGFGEIRRVPGRSIDRATVEQADVLLVRSVTNVNRALLEGSAVRFVGTCTIGTDHLDLDYFKQAAIQWSSAPGCNARGVVDYVLGSLQTLAEIEGADLNQRTYGVVGAGEVGGRLVKVLKGLGWNVLVCDPPRQIAEDGDYVSLEQIIEQCDVISLHTPLTKSGNGSTWHLLDRQRLNRLKPGTWLINASRGPVVDNAALRDVLLEREDLQAVLDVWEGEPEVDVDLADLCVLATPHIAGYSLDGKQRGTAQIYQAFCAHLGQEASIQLSDLLPPPWLAEVHLNASTDPAWALATLCRSVYDPRRDDADFRRSLVGTVEEQRKAFDLLRKHYPERREIDGLKVRINGESAVLANIVQALGASAL, via the coding sequence ATGCTGATTGTTGCCGACGAAAATATCCCGCTGCTCGATGCCTTCTTCGAAGGGTTTGGCGAAATTCGCCGGGTACCCGGGCGCTCCATTGACCGTGCCACGGTCGAGCAGGCCGATGTGCTGCTGGTACGTTCGGTCACCAACGTCAACCGCGCCCTGCTCGAAGGTTCGGCGGTGCGTTTTGTCGGCACCTGCACCATCGGCACCGACCACCTGGACCTCGATTACTTCAAGCAGGCCGCGATCCAGTGGTCCAGCGCCCCCGGCTGCAATGCTCGCGGCGTGGTGGACTACGTCCTTGGCAGCCTGCAAACCCTGGCCGAGATCGAAGGCGCCGACCTCAATCAACGCACCTACGGTGTGGTGGGTGCCGGTGAAGTCGGCGGTCGCCTGGTCAAGGTGCTCAAGGGCCTGGGCTGGAACGTGCTGGTGTGCGATCCGCCGCGGCAGATCGCCGAGGACGGTGACTACGTCAGCCTGGAACAGATCATCGAACAGTGCGACGTGATCAGCCTGCACACGCCACTGACCAAGTCCGGCAACGGTTCCACCTGGCACCTGCTGGACCGCCAGCGGCTCAACCGCCTCAAGCCTGGCACCTGGCTGATCAATGCCAGCCGTGGCCCGGTGGTCGACAACGCAGCCCTGCGCGACGTGCTGCTTGAACGCGAGGACCTGCAAGCGGTGCTGGATGTATGGGAGGGCGAGCCGGAAGTGGACGTCGACCTGGCTGACCTGTGCGTGCTGGCTACGCCGCATATCGCCGGCTACAGCCTGGATGGCAAGCAGCGTGGCACGGCGCAGATCTACCAGGCGTTCTGTGCGCATCTGGGCCAGGAAGCGAGCATTCAACTCAGCGATTTGCTGCCGCCGCCCTGGCTGGCCGAGGTGCACTTGAATGCATCGACCGATCCCGCCTGGGCTTTGGCGACGTTATGCCGCAGCGTGTATGACCCGCGTCGGGACGACGCAGATTTCCGGCGTAGCCTCGTAGGAACCGTCGAGGAGCAGCGCAAGGCATTTGACCTGTTGCGCAAGCACTACCCTGAGCGTCGCGAGATTGACGGCTTGAAGGTGCGCATCAACGGGGAGTCGGCGGTGTTGGCGAATATCGTCCAGGCATTGGGCGCAAGCGCCCTGTAG
- a CDS encoding ABC transporter transmembrane domain-containing protein, with protein MPSMFSVRQRRAIRLASRFIAPYRWQALGALLALIVTAGITLSMGQGIRLLVDQGFMTQSPHLLNQSIGLFMILVLGLAMGTFARFYLVSWIGERVVADIRRQVFNHLIYLHPGFYENNRSSEIQSRLTTDTTLLQSVIGSSLSLFLRNGLMVIGGIVLLFITNPKLTSIVVVALPLVLAPILIFGRRVRSLSRLSQDRIADVGSYVSETLGQIKTVQAYNHQVQDERRFAVTVEEAFNTARKRIAQRAWLITLVIMLVLGAVGVMLWVGGMDVISGRISGGELAAFVFYSLIVGSAVGTLSEVLGELQRAAGAAERIGELLQSSNDIRAPATGTVQLPARVSGRMELQDLRFSYPSRPDSYAIDGLSLTINPGETLALVGPSGAGKSTIFDLLLRFYDPQQGRILLEGHPLTELDPLDLRRHFALVSQSPALFFGSVEENIRYGNPAATREQVEAAARIAHAHDFILQMPDGYQTHLGDGGMGLSGGQRQRLAIARALLVDAPILLLDEATSALDAQSEHLIQQALPQLMQGRTTLVIAHRLATVKNADRIAVMDQGKLVAVGTHQQLIANNPLYTRLAALQFSDAVDVAKNQA; from the coding sequence ATGCCCTCCATGTTCTCAGTCCGACAGCGCCGCGCGATTCGCCTGGCCAGCCGCTTTATCGCGCCCTACCGCTGGCAGGCCCTCGGTGCCCTGTTGGCGCTGATCGTTACCGCCGGCATCACTTTGTCCATGGGGCAGGGCATTCGCCTGCTGGTGGATCAGGGCTTCATGACCCAGTCGCCACACCTGCTCAACCAGTCCATCGGGCTGTTCATGATTCTGGTGCTGGGCCTGGCGATGGGTACGTTTGCACGCTTCTACCTGGTGTCGTGGATCGGCGAGCGGGTGGTGGCCGATATTCGTCGCCAGGTGTTCAATCACTTGATCTACCTGCACCCCGGCTTCTATGAAAACAACCGCAGTTCGGAAATACAGTCGCGACTCACCACCGACACCACCTTACTGCAATCGGTGATCGGCTCGTCGCTGTCACTGTTCCTGCGCAATGGGTTGATGGTCATCGGCGGCATCGTGTTGTTGTTCATCACCAACCCCAAGCTCACCAGCATCGTTGTGGTCGCACTGCCGTTGGTGCTGGCGCCGATCCTGATCTTTGGCCGCCGCGTACGCAGCCTCTCGCGCCTGAGCCAGGACCGCATCGCCGATGTAGGCAGTTATGTGTCCGAGACCCTCGGCCAGATCAAGACCGTACAGGCCTATAACCACCAGGTGCAGGACGAACGACGCTTTGCCGTGACCGTCGAGGAAGCGTTCAACACCGCACGCAAACGCATCGCCCAACGCGCCTGGTTGATCACCCTGGTGATCATGCTGGTGCTGGGGGCCGTGGGCGTGATGTTGTGGGTCGGCGGCATGGACGTGATCAGTGGGCGCATTTCCGGCGGCGAGCTGGCGGCGTTCGTGTTCTACAGCCTGATTGTGGGCAGCGCCGTCGGCACCCTCAGCGAAGTGCTCGGCGAACTGCAGCGCGCTGCCGGTGCGGCGGAGCGAATCGGCGAGTTGTTGCAGTCGAGCAACGATATCCGGGCTCCCGCCACCGGCACGGTGCAGTTGCCGGCGCGGGTCAGCGGCCGCATGGAACTGCAAGACCTGCGCTTTTCCTACCCCTCGCGGCCGGACAGCTACGCCATCGACGGGTTGAGCCTGACCATCAACCCCGGTGAAACCCTGGCGCTGGTGGGGCCGTCCGGTGCCGGCAAGTCGACGATTTTCGATCTGTTGCTGCGCTTTTACGACCCCCAACAAGGCCGCATCCTGCTCGAAGGCCACCCCTTGACCGAGCTGGACCCGCTGGACCTGCGCCGCCACTTCGCCCTGGTGTCGCAAAGCCCGGCGCTGTTCTTCGGCAGCGTCGAGGAGAACATCCGCTACGGCAACCCGGCGGCGACCCGTGAGCAGGTCGAAGCCGCGGCCCGTATTGCCCACGCCCATGATTTCATCCTGCAAATGCCCGACGGCTACCAGACCCACCTCGGCGACGGCGGCATGGGCCTTTCCGGCGGCCAACGACAACGCCTGGCCATCGCCCGCGCATTGCTGGTGGACGCGCCGATCCTGCTGCTGGACGAAGCCACCAGCGCCCTCGATGCGCAGAGTGAACACCTGATCCAGCAGGCGTTGCCGCAATTGATGCAGGGCCGTACCACGCTGGTGATCGCGCATCGCCTGGCCACGGTGAAGAACGCCGATCGGATTGCGGTGATGGACCAGGGCAAGCTGGTAGCGGTGGGTACGCATCAGCAGTTGATTGCGAACAATCCGCTGTATACGCGGTTGGCGGCGTTGCAGTTCAGTGACGCCGTAGATGTCGCAAAAAACCAGGCCTAG
- the tusA gene encoding sulfurtransferase TusA has translation MSDIFDTAVDGTLDATGLNCPEPVMMLHQHIRDLPPGGLLKVIATDPSTRRDIPKFCVFLDHELVEQQERAGTYLYWIRKKVD, from the coding sequence ATGAGCGATATTTTCGACACCGCCGTTGATGGCACCCTCGACGCAACGGGCCTCAACTGCCCGGAGCCAGTGATGATGCTGCACCAGCACATCCGCGACCTGCCGCCTGGCGGCTTGCTCAAGGTGATCGCCACCGACCCGTCGACCCGCCGCGATATTCCCAAGTTCTGCGTATTTCTCGACCATGAACTGGTGGAGCAGCAGGAACGGGCCGGGACCTACCTGTACTGGATTCGCAAAAAGGTTGATTAA
- the rlmM gene encoding 23S rRNA (cytidine(2498)-2'-O)-methyltransferase RlmM, with the protein MNTLFMHCRPGFEGEVCSEIAEHAARLNVSGYAKAKTGSACAEFVCTEEDGAQRLMHGQRFAELIFPRQWARGVFIDLPETDRISVILTHLRDFPVCGSVWLEMVDTNDGKELSNFCKKFEVHLRKALLGAGKLVDDPSKPRLLLTFKSGREVFMGLAESNNSAMWPMGIPRLKFPRDAPSRSTLKLEEAWHHFIPRDQWDERLHGDMTGVDLGAAPGGWTWQLVNRGMLVTAIDNGPMAESLMDTGLVQHLMADGFTFVPKQPVDWMVCDIVEKPARNAALLETWIGEGYCREAVVNLKLPMKQRYAEVKRLLERIEEGFKARGIRVEIGCKQLYHDREEVTCHLRRLVDVKKTKAR; encoded by the coding sequence ATGAACACCCTTTTTATGCACTGCCGTCCGGGGTTTGAGGGCGAAGTCTGTTCCGAGATCGCGGAGCACGCCGCACGCCTGAATGTTTCGGGCTACGCCAAGGCCAAGACCGGCAGCGCCTGCGCCGAATTTGTCTGCACCGAAGAAGACGGCGCCCAGCGCCTGATGCACGGCCAGCGTTTTGCCGAGCTGATCTTCCCCAGGCAGTGGGCGCGCGGGGTATTTATCGATTTGCCGGAAACCGATCGCATCAGCGTGATCCTCACGCACCTGCGCGATTTCCCGGTGTGCGGCAGTGTGTGGCTGGAGATGGTCGATACCAACGATGGCAAGGAACTCTCGAACTTCTGCAAGAAATTCGAAGTGCACCTGCGCAAAGCCCTGTTGGGGGCCGGCAAGCTGGTGGACGACCCGAGCAAGCCGCGCCTGCTGCTGACCTTCAAGAGCGGCCGCGAAGTGTTCATGGGCCTGGCCGAGTCGAACAACTCGGCAATGTGGCCGATGGGCATCCCGCGCCTGAAATTCCCGCGTGACGCGCCCAGCCGCTCGACCCTGAAGCTGGAAGAGGCCTGGCACCACTTTATCCCCCGCGACCAGTGGGATGAGCGCCTGCATGGCGACATGACCGGTGTCGACCTCGGTGCCGCCCCCGGTGGCTGGACCTGGCAACTGGTGAACCGTGGCATGCTGGTGACCGCCATCGACAACGGCCCCATGGCCGAAAGCCTGATGGACACCGGCCTGGTGCAACACCTGATGGCTGACGGCTTCACTTTCGTGCCCAAGCAGCCCGTGGATTGGATGGTGTGCGACATCGTCGAGAAGCCGGCGCGCAACGCCGCGCTGCTGGAAACCTGGATCGGCGAAGGCTATTGCCGTGAGGCCGTGGTGAACCTGAAGTTGCCGATGAAGCAGCGTTACGCCGAGGTGAAGCGCCTGCTCGAACGCATCGAAGAGGGCTTCAAGGCGCGTGGTATTCGGGTGGAGATCGGCTGCAAGCAGCTGTACCACGACCGTGAAGAAGTGACCTGCCACCTGCGTCGGTTGGTGGATGTGAAGAAAACCAAGGCCCGCTAA
- a CDS encoding PA1571 family protein — MTLQNSSDAKIEVIRQPQQLPCSYIDAKGHEVQITEEMIQQACRELEQRLVKPAQQG, encoded by the coding sequence ATGACCTTGCAAAATAGCAGCGATGCCAAGATTGAAGTGATCCGCCAACCGCAGCAGTTGCCTTGCTCGTACATCGACGCCAAGGGCCACGAAGTGCAGATTACCGAAGAGATGATCCAGCAAGCGTGCCGCGAGTTGGAACAACGCCTGGTCAAGCCTGCGCAGCAAGGCTGA
- the acnA gene encoding aconitate hydratase AcnA — protein sequence MSSLDSLRTLKTLQIDDKTYHYFSLPEAAKSLGDLDKLPMSLKVLLENLLRWEDDKTVTGTDLKAIAAWLKERQSDREIQYRPARVLMQDFTGVPAVVDLAAMRAAVAKAGGDPQRINPLSPVDLVIDHSVMVDKFGTTRAFEQNVDIEMQRNGERYAFLRWGQSAFDNFSVVPPGTGICHQVNLEYLGRTVWTKDEDGRTYAFPDTLVGTDSHTTMINGLGVLGWGVGGIEAEAAMLGQPVSMLIPEVIGFKLTGKLKEGITATDLVLTVTQMLRKKGVVGKFVEFYGDGLADLPLADRATIANMAPEYGATCGFFPVDDVTLDYLRLSGRPAETVKLVEAYTKAQGLWRNAGQEPVFTDSLALDMGSVEASLAGPKRPQDRVSLPNVGQAFSDFLDLQFKPTNKEEGRLESEGGGGVAVGNADLVGETDYEDDGHTYRLKNGAVVIAAITSCTNTSNPSVMMAAGLVAKKAVEKGLTRKPWVKTSLAPGSKVVTDYYKAAGLTQYLDKLGFDLVGYGCTTCIGNSGPLPEPIEKAIQKADLAVASVLSGNRNFEGRVHPLVKTNWLASPPLVVAYALAGTVRIDISSEPLGNDQDGNPVYLKDIWPSSQEIADAVAQVSTVMFHKEYAEVFAGDEQWQAIEVPQAATYVWQKDSTYIQHPPFFDDIGGPLPVIKDIKSANVLALLGDSVTTDHISPAGNIKADSPAGRYLREQGVEPRDFNSYGSRRGNHEVMMRGTFANIRIRNEMLGGEEGGNTLYIPTGEKMSIYDAAMQYQASGTPLVVIAGQEYGTGSSRDWAAKGTNLLGVKAVIAESFERIHRSNLVGMGVLPLQFKLDQNRKALKLTGKEKIDILGLTNVEIVPRMNLTLVITREDGSSEKVEVLCRIDTLNEVEYFKAGGILHYVLRQLIAS from the coding sequence ATGTCATCCCTTGATAGCCTGAGAACCCTTAAAACCCTGCAAATCGACGATAAGACTTATCACTATTTCAGCCTGCCCGAAGCCGCCAAGAGCCTGGGCGACCTGGATAAGCTGCCGATGTCCCTCAAAGTGCTGCTGGAAAACCTGCTGCGCTGGGAAGACGACAAGACCGTCACCGGCACCGACCTCAAGGCCATCGCTGCCTGGCTCAAAGAGCGCCAGTCCGACCGAGAGATCCAGTACCGCCCGGCCCGGGTATTGATGCAAGACTTTACCGGCGTACCCGCCGTGGTCGACCTCGCCGCCATGCGTGCTGCCGTGGCCAAGGCCGGTGGCGACCCGCAACGTATCAACCCGCTCTCCCCCGTGGACCTGGTCATCGACCACTCGGTGATGGTCGACAAGTTTGGCACTACCCGTGCCTTCGAACAGAACGTCGACATCGAAATGCAGCGCAACGGCGAACGCTATGCCTTCCTGCGCTGGGGCCAGAGCGCCTTCGACAACTTCAGCGTGGTGCCGCCGGGCACCGGCATCTGCCATCAGGTCAACCTCGAATACCTTGGCCGCACCGTGTGGACCAAGGACGAAGACGGCCGTACCTATGCGTTCCCCGACACCCTGGTCGGGACTGACTCCCACACCACCATGATCAACGGCCTTGGCGTATTGGGCTGGGGCGTGGGCGGTATCGAAGCGGAAGCCGCGATGCTCGGGCAGCCGGTATCGATGCTGATCCCGGAAGTGATCGGCTTCAAGCTCACTGGCAAGCTGAAAGAAGGCATTACCGCCACCGACCTGGTGCTGACCGTTACCCAGATGCTGCGTAAAAAAGGCGTGGTGGGCAAATTCGTCGAATTCTACGGCGACGGCCTGGCCGACCTGCCCCTGGCGGACCGCGCCACCATCGCCAATATGGCCCCGGAATATGGCGCCACCTGCGGCTTTTTCCCGGTGGACGACGTGACGTTGGACTACCTGCGTCTATCCGGTCGCCCGGCTGAAACCGTCAAATTGGTCGAGGCTTACACCAAGGCCCAGGGGCTGTGGCGCAACGCCGGCCAGGAGCCAGTGTTCACCGACAGCCTGGCCTTGGACATGGGCAGCGTCGAGGCCAGCCTGGCGGGGCCAAAACGCCCGCAGGACCGGGTATCGCTGCCCAATGTCGGCCAAGCCTTCAGTGACTTCCTCGACCTGCAATTCAAACCCACCAACAAGGAAGAAGGCCGCCTGGAAAGTGAAGGCGGCGGTGGTGTCGCCGTGGGCAATGCCGATCTGGTCGGCGAAACCGACTATGAGGACGACGGCCACACCTATCGCCTGAAAAACGGCGCCGTGGTGATCGCCGCCATCACCTCTTGCACCAACACCTCCAACCCCAGCGTGATGATGGCTGCCGGGCTGGTGGCAAAAAAGGCCGTGGAGAAAGGTCTCACCCGCAAGCCCTGGGTAAAAACCTCGTTGGCGCCGGGTTCCAAGGTGGTCACCGACTACTACAAGGCCGCCGGTCTTACCCAATACCTCGACAAGCTCGGCTTCGACCTGGTGGGCTACGGTTGCACCACCTGTATCGGCAACTCCGGGCCGTTGCCCGAGCCGATTGAAAAAGCCATCCAGAAAGCCGACCTCGCCGTCGCTTCGGTGCTGTCCGGCAACCGTAACTTCGAAGGCCGCGTGCACCCGCTGGTGAAAACCAACTGGCTGGCCTCCCCGCCCCTGGTGGTGGCCTATGCCCTGGCCGGCACGGTACGCATCGATATCAGCAGCGAGCCTTTGGGTAACGACCAGGATGGCAATCCGGTGTACCTCAAGGACATCTGGCCGAGCAGCCAGGAAATCGCCGACGCCGTGGCCCAGGTCAGCACCGTCATGTTCCACAAGGAATACGCCGAAGTGTTTGCCGGTGACGAGCAGTGGCAAGCAATCGAAGTGCCGCAAGCCGCGACCTACGTGTGGCAGAAGGACTCCACCTACATCCAGCACCCACCGTTCTTCGATGACATTGGCGGGCCACTGCCGGTGATCAAAGACATCAAGAGCGCCAACGTGCTGGCGCTGCTGGGCGACTCGGTGACCACAGACCACATCTCCCCGGCCGGCAATATCAAGGCCGACAGCCCTGCCGGCCGCTACCTGCGTGAACAGGGTGTGGAACCGCGCGACTTCAACTCCTACGGCTCACGCCGGGGCAACCACGAAGTGATGATGCGCGGCACGTTCGCCAATATCCGTATCCGCAATGAAATGCTCGGTGGCGAAGAAGGCGGCAACACGCTGTATATCCCCACGGGCGAGAAAATGTCGATCTACGACGCCGCCATGCAGTACCAGGCCAGCGGCACGCCACTGGTGGTGATCGCCGGCCAGGAATACGGCACCGGGTCAAGCCGCGACTGGGCCGCCAAGGGCACCAACCTGCTGGGCGTCAAGGCGGTGATCGCCGAGAGTTTCGAACGGATTCACCGTTCCAACCTGGTGGGCATGGGCGTGCTG